In Lathyrus oleraceus cultivar Zhongwan6 chromosome 2, CAAS_Psat_ZW6_1.0, whole genome shotgun sequence, the DNA window CCATACTAGAGAAAACCTTTCAATCACCTTGTTATAACTCAACACCATTGGCCACCAAACTCTACACTCCGTCGTACCCCTCCATCGTCAGACCACACACCGGTCATCTTTTCGGTACCCCTTTAATCACTTTCTCTTGTTTGTTAAAATATTGCCATAAATTCTTTTTATTCTAGATCTAAAATTTGTATTTGAGTTTTGTTAACTTGTGTTTGAGAGTCTTTGTTAGTTTTTAGGATTTGAGAACACCCATGAGGAAGAAAAGATACATATTTGACTTTGTTTATTGTTTTGTTTAATTATTGGTGTTGTTCATGAAACCTATGAGAGGGTGATGTTTTGCTGTACCAAGGCCATGCCCGAGAGAGAGTTGTTTATGGAAATGTTTTTCATCAACTTTTTTTCTTACTGATATGAAAGAGATAAATGgatgttttttttatgtttacTCAACTATAACATGTGACACCGTCTCAATAatctttttgaatttttctttTAGAAAAAAAAGAGACCTGGGATTTTATTTTCTAAAGAGGTGAGATGTTGCCCCTAGCCCCTTTGTTCTCATATGTTTGTTATTTTCCTTCTCTTCTTATTagtttattttttaaatttaatattaatatataaattaattaggcttttctttattcttttttttaaaaaataaataataataataaaatatataatttaattaGTAGACCAAATCATTTTTCAccttttatttatttcattaaatTTCTATATTTCTTATGATTTAGTTCAATCATTTTAGTATTTATTTAATGGTTTAAATCTTTACTTAATTAGTTTATTAAACCTTATTTAATAAATTGTTTTACTTTAATTACTAATTGTTTGGTTAAATAATGTTTAGTCAATTAATTATGTAATTTTGTTACTCATGTTCATATTCTCATACATGTAAATAATCATGTTCCACATCTCACTATCGATTAAATAAATGtcaaattattttcaaaaaaatattttcattttcaaacttttttaTCTCACTTATcttattcaaaccattttcttaaataaaatctgaagaaaaagattactcTGGATGGAATATCtagtcgtaatcccgaatattaggcccaagttgtaagagcttgtaagccataagtattcgtcttctcttgAAAACActttaatattcaaatcattttcataagtaaattgaaagaaaaagattacctgggtgaaaggtccaaacgtagtcccgagtattagacccaagttaTAAGAGCTTGCGAGTCATAAGTATTCGTCTTTCAAGtccaaaaatacatccaaccaatcaaactcctctcttcgccgccgtgcgattaatcaaaaaacccttttcataaatgaaagacatcttgtcttgagatgatgcaaagcaatgcttcgtccacaattgttgagttaagataagtgacgtttttccgaatgttgatttgtaaatccatttgatgtgtggtatacgtccgctcctcatctgttttgggtaaaacaatgtttttcatcgattaatacaatttagctttcgctaaaatcgaccaataaataaacatttttctacccagaactacgtaagccttgagttctctattgagatacataggagcaggattgcaaaatcttgtcaggcccattaataaaaaacttaggtttagtcccctttattgcaaaaatccaaaaacatcttctcttttcttttgatcctatcTTTATTTTCCACCTAATAtcttgagaagcctaacatttcaagctaacactaacgcacacaattaacctaatggttcccgttgagtacaacggacgtgaggggtgctaatacattccccttgcgtaatcgactcctgaaccctgatttggttgcgacgaccataatcattgtcgttctttcttgggttttaccgatatttcccctttccttttaggaataaataaagttcgatggcgactctgttcagtccatcattgcgagcgtgcgattgcgctttgCTAAGTCGTATtcccatttttcgaggtgcgacacaaATTAATATTTATTAGAATAATATCTCAATTCCAATTTGAATTGAGGGTAGACGTACCTATAGTGAGGTCGATTGGGGAATttcctaaacaaatccttgtgtactctctctctctctctcttttatttttaggTTCGCAAATTATtgattactttgatctcttgatcaacattgtttGGATAATAATTTTTGAATCATTTATGAAATTTGTGTTGTTGTAGTAATCACATACCATTTTTGAATCATTCAAACTTTGTTAATCGCATGCAAAATGTTCAACAAATTGTTTCAACTAGTTTTTTGTGTGTTgttatcattggagatagaccTTTACTATAGTAGAGTATTCAATTTGTTGTTTAAAGTGTTGTTAATCAACTTGTGGATTATTAGCACACCATTGACACTCTTACACATATTTGGGCTTTTCAATAGTAGGTTCGGTTAGATGATTTTTGAtccgggaaatatttgaaacttgcttctGCGCCATAAAGTTTTCTAAGTCAAATTTTCGAATaaatttttaacttgggatctattcacccccttTAGATCTAGGTCCATCGTCTAACAAGAAGAAGGCGCgatactactatgagagatttGAGGAGACTGAAATTGAAACCTTAAGTGTGCGTAAGAGAAAATCATTCGTAATCGTAAGGCTAAGGGATAATAGGTTTAGGTTTtgggttggatgtgggataaTTAAAGTTTGGGCTATAATGTAATGCAGTTTGGTATGGTTTGGTTCGGTTTGATAAATACAAAAActgcaaaaaaaaattgaatCGCGCAGTTTTGTTAAAAAAATTGCTCACACACATCCGAGCCAAATGAAATTTTTTGCGGTTTCAGTTTGGTTTCGTTTTGTTTGCGGTTTTCTACTAGCCGATTCAGTTTTGAACACCCATAACAACATTTGAAAAGTAAAGACCCACTATGTAAAAAAATCATAGGATCAACAACTAGATTTCCGCTCATGGATACACGCCAACTAAAATGCACTCAGGCAGTCTGTAAATTGAGTTGTACCCTAACTGGTCTCGTCCTTACACATGGCAGGGAAGGGTGACAAAGCGTTTCAATGATATGACTGCATTCAATGGGCATGTTCCCCaccattttttcaaaaattgATCCCAAGTGATTCAATTCCATTCTACATTGGATCACGACATGGAGGCCGATCAATGATACTTAAGGCTTCCCTCGACTCTTTCAGTGCCCAACAAAGCCTTGGGGGAAACTATTTTTGGATCGGCCAAAGGATTAATAACCAAGGCCCAATCTATCTCAAATCCACTCTACTCGACCCAAGATATAAAATAGATCACATGTTAAAAGCAAGGTACAATCTCTGATATCCACTTTAATTATACTCATCTTGAATCTTGAACTGACTTGAACGTTGGAGTGCTAATCATGCAGGTCCACCCAACACCACCGTAAAAGAGATTGGAGCCACCATTTAAGATCACCTATCATTCTATTATCCTCATTGTTGGTTTCGTAGTGGAACTAGGGCATCTATTTTTGGTTCATGAACGGAACCAAATCCATGTCTGACCTGAATTGGAAAGCTGCCATGCTAGACGAATTTGATGCTCTTATTAAAAATAAGACAAAGGAATTGGTGCCTCATTCCCCAAATGTTAATGTTATATGTTCCATGTGGATTTTGTATCACAAAAAGAAATCAGACGATTCATTTGAGAGGCACAAATCCCGACTAATTAGTTATTTCATGTCTTAACAAGTTGGTATGGATTATGATGAAACATCCAGCCCAGTCGTGAAACCATCGACTATTCACATAGTTATTACCACAACTTTATCAAAGTCTTGGTCCActcatcaaatggatgttaaaaaTGCATTtcttcttgataaacttcatgaAATTGTTTATGTGCATCAACTTATGGGTTTCTACGACCTTATTCATCCAAATTATGTTTGTCTATTAAAGAAATCTCTCCATGGCAAACAGACCCCTCATGCATGGTACTAAAGGTTTGCTGATTTATCTTCAATATTGGTTTCTCTCATAATAATTCTGATCGTTCTCTATTTATTTATCGCAAAGGAAATGGCATGACATACATTCTACtttatgttgatgacatcatTATTAGCACATCATCTGATGCTTTTCATGAATTTATTATGCCACTTGTTGCCTCTGAATTTTCTATGCAGGACTTAGGCATTTTGAGCTATTTTTTAGGTCTTGCCATTACATGTCATGTAGGTGGCTTATTTCTTAGTCAAAGAAAATATGTTGCAGAAATAATTGAGCAAGCATACATGACATCGTGCAAACCAACAACTACACCAATGGATACCAAACCTAAACTAAGTATCTCCTCAGGATTTCCTTACAAAGATTATACACAATATCAAAGATTAGCAGATGAATTATAATATCTTACATTCACAAGACCAAATATCTCATATGTTATCCAACAAGTGTGCCTACACATGCATGACCTGAAGGATGAACATATGAATGCACTAAAACGTATTATGTGATACATTCAAGGCACTATTAACCATGACATTCATCTTTATAAATCATCTATCTCTGGTTTCACATTCTACATTAGTGCAGATTGGGGTGGATACCCCGACACTAGACGTTCCACCTCTGGATATTGTATTTTTCTCGAAGGCAACTTGATTTCTTGGTCATCTAAGTGTCAACCAACTTTATCTCATTCAAGTGTTAAAGCCGAATATAGAGGGGTTGCAAATGTTGTCTCTGAATCTTGTTGGATTTGAAACCTTCTCTTGGAACTACATTGTCTGATTCATAAGGCAACTTGGTGCATTGCGATAATATTAGTGTAATCTATCTCTCTGATAATCCTGTTCAACATCAACACACTAAGCATATTAAAATGGAGATTTATTTTGTTCGCAAAAATATTGCTTGTGGACAAGTTTGTGCCCTTCATGCTCCATCTCGCTATCAAATTTCCGacatattcaccaaaaatcttccGCACTTATTGTTCTAGGATTCTTTAGACTCCCGCTTCAACTGCGGGTGTGTGAAAAAATATGACATAATATGAGAATATTTCTAAAGTAATATGTACATAACTCTAATGATTATTATAGTATAACTAACACGTTAATTATAACCTAGAAAAATCTTAAACGACAGTCATTTTTAAACGGATGAAATATTATTTAAActatgatttttttgaaaatatcGCAATTCATCACTTTTGAGTTAAAAATCACTTAATCAACAAATTAATAAGAGATgttttaaatttttaaaatatatgAGTGAAAAATTAGATTAGATTACTCCATTTAACCTGTTATTTTTTCACGAGTAAAAGTTTTCACTTCGTTCCTCTAATTTGCTCATTCCGACTGCTTTTTTTACGAAAAGGACTTGCTAGTTTGTGATCCCTAATGGCTGGTTGCTAATGTGGATGATTGTGGATGATGAGGAATGAGTGGATGATGGTAAACGTAGTGGAAGTAGTTGATTGCATGTGATTGGTTCGTTGGCACGTGGATCTAAGCAATGAGGTTTGACTGGTGCACATTTAGTTAGAATTTGATCGGTCTGCTGTTTCAGAATTTAATAGGCCAGCTGCTCTTGAAAGCCCACCACCCTTGTTTAAGGACTTCTTCGACGTCTATGGGGTGACAGAAATGGAAAACAAAGACTCTCACTAGGACAGAACAGTTGGAGTAGGACTAAAAAGTCTTTATTTTTATTACTAGTACATACTAAGCTGCTATACAAGgaaatatatatattatataaaaatataatataataataataataatttaataatgcaatgtatttatttaatttttctaTAATTCTTTCTTTTTTAAATATTTTGTAAGACTTTTGCTAAAAAAACATATTTTATGTGAATTTTTTAGGAAACCTTTTATTTGGATCATTATATCTATTATtaatatatagatatatttttcATATTTGTTCAATCAGTAACCTATCTTATTCTTATTTATCTTCCTATCATATTTGTTTCTAACATTCATTATGAATTATAAGTTTCATAAATTGTTCCATATAGAGGTTTTTTAACATATATATTAGTAACAAgtgaattaaaaaaaaattgcattaAACCATCTCAGTCGATAATAGTGTAGAAATATAATCATCTCAGTCGATAATAGTGTAGAAATATTGATTATATGACATcttatttattcattttaaaaGATAAATTTCGTATATTGGATTACTTAGATTACTTgataaaaaaatctaaaaatattAATTGAAAATTgaatatatttttcttttttacTCTTATTTACTCAATTGTTTTTTTGACTTTCAATTAAGTAAATTTTTaaaagaatagaaaaaaaaagCAAGTATTGGAAAGTCTTTTTCTTTAATTGATGTCTTAAAAGCTGCCTTCAATCATTTTTTAATTTCCTATATAATCGTAACATCCTCAAACAAACTTAACATTTTCAACTCTAGTTTATCCAATGGGTTTGTCATTGGTGATTTTTCCAGTCTTCTTCTGCATTATAACTGCTGCTTTTGGCTTTCCTTATGAACAACACAAGGTGCGTGTCTTACTCAATCAATTCAAATGGAATCtataataaaaaatttcaatTTCAATATTTTGTTTCACAAATTCTCCATTGTTTCAGCTCATGGGAAAGTGCTCCTCCACCAGAGAATGTTCAACTGGTCAAATTTGTAGCTCTTGCCCTGTTGAATTGCAAGGGTCAAGATGTGTCagatcatcaacaacaaacccatTCAACCTAGTGGTATCTATCAACTCAATCACAACATAACATATGCATGTTATGATATCAGCACCAGAGCGCTTAAGTTTTTGGAGACTCTGTATAAGTTAACGGTGTAAAAAGAAATATTATGATgattttattttagttttttgATTAAATTTCTGTTAATTTACACAGAATGCATCAATGCCGTTCAACAAATACGCATATCTAACTACACACAATTCATTTGCAATTAAGAAAAGACCAATCCAAGATGCTGTTCCTCAAGTTACCTTCACAAATCAAGAAGACACTATCTCTCAACAATTATCTGTAAGATATTATTTATTTTAGTATGGCTTGTTGGTTATTTGAAGTCTTGAATTTTGATTGACTTGGAATGGATATAATGTAAGAACTTTTAATATGCAGAATGGAGTTCGAGCTCTTATGTTAGATACTTATGACTTCAAAGGAGATATATGGTTGTGCCATTCGTTTAAAGGAAAATGCCAAGACTTTACCGCATTTGTAAGTCATTCATAATAGCTTTTCTCTTATAAGCAAAATTTTACACTCGAAATATGGATGGTTTAATCTTGATTCAACTGTCCGTATCAGGAACCTGCGATAAATGCTTTAAAGGAAGTGGAAATTTTCCTATCTTCAAATCCATCAGAAATCGTGACACTAATATTAGAAGACTATGTTGAAGCGCCAAATGGATTAACCAATGCATTCAACGCGTCTGGATTGGTGAAATATCGGTTTCCTGTCTCAAACATGCCGAAAGATGGAAAAGATTGGCCTTTAGTGAAAGATATGGTGGCTAAAAATCATCGGCTCGTTGTGTTTGGCTCGCAAAGGCAGAAGGAACAAAGTGAAGGAATAGCTTATCAGTGGAACTATATGGTTGAAAATCAGTGTAAGAAACATCAATATGTTTCATCAGGTATTATTGTTCAGAAAACTTTCTAATGCTAATATTGTGTTTATGAATGCAGATGGAAAAGATGGAATGGTTCGCGGGAAATGTTCTAAGCGCGCGGATTCGTCTGAACTCAATGACAGAAGCAAATCTTTGGTTTTGGTAAACCACTTTAGGACAATTCCAATCCATCAAGCCAGTTGTAAAGATAACTCACAAGACCTCATGAATATGCTTTCTACTTGTTATCATGCGTCCGGTAATCGCTGGGCAAATTTTGTCGCAGTTGATTATTACAAGGTATAATGTTCTACATTGTCCTGCATTGtcttatggtatattatatatTTTGACATCAACTTTCATTTGAAATATGATGCAGAGAAGTGATGGAGGAGGGACATTTCAAGCTGTGGATATGTTAAATGGGAAATCATTGTGTGGCTGTGATGATGTGCAGGCTTGTGTGGTAagattaatttttatttttggtCTCATGGAGCGAGTTCATAGCAGTCTGAAAATCACAGACGGTATGAACCGTTGGAAGGCTCGAATTTCGATATATCGGGTCTAACATTTATCAAATTTATATCTCTATATTGATCTAATGCTTATAATTGTTTGTAGTGATTATATGCTTGAATTTTGTGCAGAGTGGATCATCATCATGTACAAGAGGAAGCAAATGAAGTTCCTTGAAAAGGGAGAATATGGAAGATGACAACAGAACTCCAAAGGAATAAAAAAAAACCAATATTAGTACTAAAAAGTGCATAATTATAATGTATGAGATGAACTAAGCTTAAAATTGCATGAAATAATAAGTTAGCAGATAAATATATATATCTTGTCTGAAAAGAAATACATAAGAGTTATATATGGATTACCATCTTAATCTCACTATCATGCATGAATTAAGCCACAAAACTGCAACACCATCACACAACATGCAATGTTCGATGTATATATGTTTGAGACTACTATGAATGTAACTACACGTGTCAGTATCGTGTAGGTTTTGGACATTAGACACACTTCAATCTCAAGTGTTAGTGTTACATATATTTTACACCACCAATAATCTGGGACCATTTGTTCAGTCAAACATGAACATTCGGCTTACTAGCCTTCATTTATACATTAGTTCTggttattttaaattttaaaaaaaagatACCACTCATTACATGATTGATAAATGATCACTTTTCCCCCCTACATTTAGCATTGCAGATATTAAAATAGAGGGAAACAATTTAAAATGGAatatcaattaaattcaacaTAACTTGTTAGTGTTAACAACCTACAAAGTGTTGATTGAGGTATGTTTTTTCATACCAGGTTGGATCACATTCTAGCCTTTATCGATCCTTTCTAAATTCTAGTTTTATCTTGGCAACTCCTCCAATATAAAATTTATACGAGAGAGAATCTAGTTAAGTATAAGATTTTATCCAACTTTGATGGATTTGTGTGCAGGTTATATCTTGGACTAGTCGAGTCTGTTTCTAACTTTTTGTTACCTTTAATAAGGTGGTAAATTTGTGGTATTGGATATTTAGGTGGATTGGGAGTGCTTTTGTCTTTCTGAGGGATCTTATGTAAGAGATTTTTACTTCTTTAGAGAGATCGAGATCTTATGTAAGAGATTTTTACTTCTTTAGAGAGATCGACTAAGATTAGATGAGGGTTTAAAAATCTCAGAATTAGACTATTTTTACACCTATGTTGATAAACAAGGAGCATATGAAAGACAAGAGAATTTTCTTTGCTCAATGTACATGTAAGGTGCACTAGTAAGATATGAAAAATATATGTCCCTTTCTCCTTTGTGTTAACATATACTCTATAAGAGTCCTGTCTTATCCCATATAAAGATCATTTAATAGACATTATAATCACTACTTCATTGTCTGTTAATCTACTTTGAATATGTTGTCCAACCACCCTAATTCGAATATTCCTTCGAGTTGGTTCGTGGCCCACTTAATCGATTTGGCTCGCTTATTGTCTTAACTTAGTATGGTCCTTGTAGGTAAAATGCAAATTAAGGCGATCTCTTTTGTGACTATCAGAACCATAATAAACTGTATTAGGTGGGAGATCAAAATGTACACATTCTCTAAAGTATGAGGTAGTTAAGAATTAAATACTTTAAGTGGAAGACTGGAACGTAACCATGAAATGGTATCTAGGTAGGTTATTGGCTTACTCATGTAATTTTTCTAACTGGCTTGAGAATCCTATTTTCTTCTTGAATCAATAGTAATTTGAGAGTTTGTGGTATGCTTTTCCTTTGTGTTTTGGGATTCCATTCCCATCTTTTGGAGATTATTGTTCTATTAATGGTGATTTTTAGTGCTGATCTCCAGTATGTTACCCTTTTATGGTGTAGAGTGTTGTTGTTTAATAATTGGTTgttattttatgttttttttattcCCATCTGCTTTTTTTTGTTGTCTTTGGTGACCTTTAGAAAATTCTTTGTGTCCGTTTAGTGATTGTtgatgatatatatatatatatatatatatatatatatatatatatatatatatatatatatatattatatatatatatatatatatatatatatatatatatatatatatatatatatatatatatatatatatatatatatatatagtgcTATATTTGTCAAAATCCTAGACCACGGGCGCCTTCGTCCCACAAATGCAACGCCCATGCGAGATCTAAGGAATTCGTCCAAAGGGCCACTCCAACGAGGGGATCGAGTAAGAGAAAGTCACCGTTAACTCCTAAAATATAGGCGTTCAATAACCTCCCCGAACAAGAGGGAAGCAGCTAAGAACACGTATGAGGAGAAAATCCTAGGTGATGAAAACTTCTATAAATACATTATCCCTCAAGGAGATAAAGACAGACTCTAATTCATACACACTTTCCACTACTCAAAGTGCACTACGCTTCCGGTAGTTGTAACACTCTTTTAACTTAACCGCTCACCTATAACCCAACAACATCGACCGACAATAAGGTGGCATATCCTATTTTTGTCCTAAGTTTTTTAATCGTTTTACTACTTTAAGTCAAGT includes these proteins:
- the LOC127119695 gene encoding PI-PLC X domain-containing protein At5g67130; amino-acid sequence: MGLSLVIFPVFFCIITAAFGFPYEQHKLMGKCSSTRECSTGQICSSCPVELQGSRCVRSSTTNPFNLVNASMPFNKYAYLTTHNSFAIKKRPIQDAVPQVTFTNQEDTISQQLSNGVRALMLDTYDFKGDIWLCHSFKGKCQDFTAFEPAINALKEVEIFLSSNPSEIVTLILEDYVEAPNGLTNAFNASGLVKYRFPVSNMPKDGKDWPLVKDMVAKNHRLVVFGSQRQKEQSEGIAYQWNYMVENQYGKDGMVRGKCSKRADSSELNDRSKSLVLVNHFRTIPIHQASCKDNSQDLMNMLSTCYHASGNRWANFVAVDYYKRSDGGGTFQAVDMLNGKSLCGCDDVQACVSGSSSCTRGSK